Below is a window of Ruegeria sp. THAF33 DNA.
AAACTGAACTACCTGCGATACCTGCTTGCTATGTTCTTTGCGGGTCATGGCCTTTTCTATCTGTTGCTGGCATTGGCGGACCAGAACCCCTTGTTTGATCCGAATGCCGATCCGGTGCTTGGGCCGCCGGTTTTGAATACGCTGGCCGTTGCCTATCTGTTGCCCGCATTGGCCATCGGCGGATCGGCCTGGAGGATCCGGGAAATGCCGAAACCGATCATGCAAGCAAGCTTTGCCGTTGCAGGGACGTTGGCCGCAGTTTGGTTGGGTTTGACGATCCGTCACGTCTGGCAGGGCGCGGCGGGGATGTATGAAGGCAACGGCGTCACCCAGCCGGAACTGTATACCTACACTTTGGTGCTTCTGCTGATCGGGGCCGCTCTGTTCTATCAATCTCTTGCCCGCCGATCCGACCTGATGCGCAAGGCAGGGCTGGCGGTGATCGGGCTGGCGGTGGTCAAGGTCTTCCTGATCGACATCGCCGGTCTGGGCGGCCTGATCCGGGTGTTTTCGCTGTTGGCGCTGGGCCTTGCGCTGGCCGGTCTTGCGTGGCTGAACCGGTGGGCAAAACTGCGCCATTCGCCGCAGCGGGCAGAACCTCTGGACCATTAGGTGCAGGCGTCATATAAGCGCGCCATGCATGACCGGATGGCCATCATTATTCGAATTATATCCCCGGCGCTCTGACCTCCTGAGACGCCGGGCAAAGGTGTTTGAGACTTCGCACCGACCGCTTCGATCCAATAGACGACCAGATCATCCAAAGGACGCCCCAAATGTGCGCCGACACGATCCAGACACCTGATTACAAAGACACGCTGAACCTGCCCAAAACCGATTTCCCCATGCGCGCCGGCCTGCCCAAGCGCGAACCCGCATGGCTGGAACGGTGGGAGACCATCGGTGTCTATGACCGCCTGCGCGAGAAAAAGGGCCGCTCGCCCTTTACGTTGCACGATGGCCCCCCTTACGCGAATGGTCATCTGCATATCGGCCACGCCCTGAACAAGACCATCAAAGACATGATCGTGCGATCCCATCAGATGATGGGCTTTGATGCGCGATACGTGCCCGGCTGGGACTGCCACGGCCTGCCGATCGAATGGAAGATCGAGGAACAGTACCGCAAGAAGGGCAAGAACAAGGACGAGGTGAACATCGTCGACTTCCGTCAGGAATGCCGCAAGTTCGCCGAGGGCTGGATCGACATCCAGCGCGAAGAGTTCAAGCGTCTGGGCATCACCGGAAATTGGGCCGATCCCTACATCACCATGGATTATCACGCCGAGGCGGTGATTGCGGACGAATTCATGAAGTTCCTGATGAACGGCACGCTCTATCAGGGCTCGAAGCCTGTCATGTGGTCGCCCATCGAAAAGACGGCCCTGGCCGAGGCCGAGGTCGAGTATCACGACAAGGAAAGCTTCACCATCTGGGTGAAGTTCAAAGTCGTGAATGCGGGCGATCTTGATGATGCCTATGTGGTAATCTGGACGACGACGCCGTGGACCATGCCGTCGAACAAGGCCGTCGTCTATGGCAAGGACATTTCCTACGGTCTCTACGAAGTTACCGGCACGCCCGAGGAATGCTGGGCCAAGGTAGGCGACAAGTTCCTGCTGGCCGACAATCTGGCCGCTGACGTTCTGGGCCGTGCCCGTCTGAACGACGATCAATGGACCCGTGTGCGCGACGTGACCGCCGACGAATTGGAGAGCGTGCAGCTGCTTCACCCGCTGGCCGGGGCCGAAGGCGGCAATGGCGAATGGGACGACATCCGCGATTTCCGCGCCGCTGACTTCGTGACCGATACCGAAGGCACCGGTTTCGTCCACTGCGCGCCGTCCCACGGGATGGAGGAATTCGAGCTGTACCGTGATCTGGGCATGCTGGAGCAGGTCATCACCTACAACGTGATGGACGATGGCTCGTTCCGCGCTGATCTGCCGTTCTTTGGCGGCAAATACATCCTGTCCCGCAAGGGCGGCGAGGGTGACGCAAACAAGGCCGTCATCGACAAGCTGGCCGAGGTCGGCGGTCTGCTGGCGCGCGGCAAGATCAAGCACAGCTATCCGCATTCGTGGCGCTCGAAGGCGCCGATCATCTATCGCAACACGCCGCAGTGGTTCGCATCCGTCGACCGCAAGCTGGATGACGGTATGGGCGAGATGGGCGACACCATCCGCGAACGTGCCCTGCGGTCGATTGACGAGCTGGTGAAGTGGACGCCGCAGTCCGGCCGCAACCGCCTGTATTCGATGATCGAAGCGCGCCCGGATTGGGTTCTGTCGCGCCAGCGTGCATGGGGTGTGCCGCTGACCTGCTTCACCAAGAAGGGCGCTCTGCCCACCGACGCGGATTACCTGCTGCGCAACGCCGAACTCAACGCCCGCATCAAGGCGGCGTTCGAGAAGGACGGTGCGGATGTTTGGTACACCGACGGTTTCAAGGAAAAGATCCTCGACGGAATTGCCAACCCGGACGACTACGAACAGGTCTTTGACGTGCTGGATGTTTGGTTCGACTCGGGTTCCACCCACGCGTTCGTTCTGCGCGATCGCGAGGACGGCACCGAGGACGGCATCGCCGACGTTTACATGGAAGGCACCGACCAGCATCGCGGGTGGTTCCATTCCTCGATGCTGCAAGCCTGTGGCACCAAGGGTCGTGCGCCCTACCGCAATGTAGTAACCCATGGCTTCACGCTGGACGCCAAAGGCAACAAGATGTCCAAGTCGCTGGGCAACACCATCGTGCCGGAAGAGGTCGTCAAACAATACGGCGCCGATATCCTGCGCCTGTGGGTGGCGCAGACCGATTATACCGCCGACCAGCGGATCGGGCCGGAGATTCTGAAGGGCACCGCCGACAGCTATCGCCGTCTGCGCAACACCATGCGGTTCATGCTGGGCTCATTGGCCGACTTCACCGAGGCCGACCGCGTCGCGCCCGAGGATATGCCGCGTCTGGAACGCTGGGTTCTCAGCCGTCTGGCGGAATTGGATGAGCAGGTGCGCAAGGGTTATGCCGCGTTTGACTTCCAGGGTGTTTTCAGCGCCGTGTTCAACTTTGCTACGGTTGATCTGTCGTCCTTCTATTTCGACGTTCGCAAGGATGTTCTGTACTGCGACGGAGACAGCACACGCCGCCGCGCCGCGCGCACTGTTCTGGATATCCTGTTCCACCGTCTGACCACCTGGTTGGCCCCGGTTCTGGTCTTCACCATGGAAGAGGTCTGGCTGGAGCGGTTCCCGGGCGACGACAGTTCGGTCCATCTGGTGGACTTTCCGGACACACCCGCCGATTGGCGCGATGCCGAGCTTGAGGCCAACATGGCCAAGGTGCGTCGTGTGCGCCGGGCCGTGACTGCCGCGCTGGAGGTTCAGCGTCAGGACAAAGTGATCGGCTCCAGCCTCGAGGCGGCACCGATCGTGCATGTCGAGGATGGCGATACCCGCGATCTGCTGGCCACGTTCGACGTGGACGACATGTGCATCACCTCGGGCCTGACCGTGACCGGCGATCCCGCCCCGGCCGAGGCGTTCCGTGTGCCGGAAATCGAAGGCGTTGCCGTCGTATTCGAAAAAGCAGAAGGCGAGAAATGTCAGCGTTGCTGGAAAATCCTGAATGATGTGGGCCGCCACACCCATGCGGGCGTCTGCGGGCGCTGCAATGAGGCGCTGGGATAAATCAACGCGCCCCCCGAATTCAGTCGGGGGGCATTTTGGGCTATGTCTGCACAGATTGCGGTGTTGGATTGAACAGATCAAAGCCAATGGCAGGATCTGACAGTGCTTTCCAAACCTGATAGTCCGTAAAGTAACCGGTGTGCCCGCCAGGATCGACCGGGATGTTTCGATTTGCAAAAATGAGCCCACCCTCGATCTCGGTTCCGACAAAATCGTCCTGCCGGAAGATGTTGAACCACGCGGCGTTCAACTGACTGGCCGTGATGATGAACATCTCGGGAAAATAGCGCTGATAGATATGGGTGACCGGAGAGCCCATCGTGATGAGTGTCAGGGTCCGCCCGCCGATGCGTCTCTGGACGCGTGGGTCAGCAAGCATCTGCGTGGCAATCACGGTGCCCTGCGAATGGGATATCACCGTAATATGATCCGCTGGAAAGATATCGAGAACATAGTACAACGTGCGATAGAAACGTTCGTCTATCGCCTTGCGATCCGGATAGTTGCGTTGTCGCGTTTCCAGATCTTTTCCCAGATAGCATTTGTCACGAATGGCGTAGGTAACGATATCCCGTGCAACGCCCAGCCCGGCGGAAACAAAATCAGAAAACCGGTACATCAACGCAGTTGCGCCAAGAACGATCAGGCCGATCTCGCCTTGCGAACAGGCCAACCTGTCCAAAGCCCAAGAGATCGGGTTGGTTTCACCTATGCCCACGTTGCATGCGGCCTCAAAACTCTGGTTGGCTGCGATCTCTCGGATCGTGACCAGAACCAGCACGATTGTACCAAACAGAAAGACCCACTGCGC
It encodes the following:
- the ileS gene encoding isoleucine--tRNA ligase; the protein is MCADTIQTPDYKDTLNLPKTDFPMRAGLPKREPAWLERWETIGVYDRLREKKGRSPFTLHDGPPYANGHLHIGHALNKTIKDMIVRSHQMMGFDARYVPGWDCHGLPIEWKIEEQYRKKGKNKDEVNIVDFRQECRKFAEGWIDIQREEFKRLGITGNWADPYITMDYHAEAVIADEFMKFLMNGTLYQGSKPVMWSPIEKTALAEAEVEYHDKESFTIWVKFKVVNAGDLDDAYVVIWTTTPWTMPSNKAVVYGKDISYGLYEVTGTPEECWAKVGDKFLLADNLAADVLGRARLNDDQWTRVRDVTADELESVQLLHPLAGAEGGNGEWDDIRDFRAADFVTDTEGTGFVHCAPSHGMEEFELYRDLGMLEQVITYNVMDDGSFRADLPFFGGKYILSRKGGEGDANKAVIDKLAEVGGLLARGKIKHSYPHSWRSKAPIIYRNTPQWFASVDRKLDDGMGEMGDTIRERALRSIDELVKWTPQSGRNRLYSMIEARPDWVLSRQRAWGVPLTCFTKKGALPTDADYLLRNAELNARIKAAFEKDGADVWYTDGFKEKILDGIANPDDYEQVFDVLDVWFDSGSTHAFVLRDREDGTEDGIADVYMEGTDQHRGWFHSSMLQACGTKGRAPYRNVVTHGFTLDAKGNKMSKSLGNTIVPEEVVKQYGADILRLWVAQTDYTADQRIGPEILKGTADSYRRLRNTMRFMLGSLADFTEADRVAPEDMPRLERWVLSRLAELDEQVRKGYAAFDFQGVFSAVFNFATVDLSSFYFDVRKDVLYCDGDSTRRRAARTVLDILFHRLTTWLAPVLVFTMEEVWLERFPGDDSSVHLVDFPDTPADWRDAELEANMAKVRRVRRAVTAALEVQRQDKVIGSSLEAAPIVHVEDGDTRDLLATFDVDDMCITSGLTVTGDPAPAEAFRVPEIEGVAVVFEKAEGEKCQRCWKILNDVGRHTHAGVCGRCNEALG